From Rhodococcus antarcticus, the proteins below share one genomic window:
- a CDS encoding DUF2461 domain-containing protein, whose protein sequence is MPSEAPRFSGFGPGLVELYRGLHEQNSREYWLANKQVYEDDVRTPLELLAGELTPEFGEPKVFRPNRDLRFSKDKRPYKEQASLVVGDGSSALYAQVSADGLRVAGGWWQPSREQLAAFRQAVDDGERGDGLDQLLAELDAVGLELGTGSSLKTAPRGWAKDHPRIELLRLTTLTVGAVHPPRAWLQTRECLTRIVDHWHGVQRWNAYLSALPVEPAA, encoded by the coding sequence ATGCCCTCCGAAGCCCCCCGGTTCAGCGGCTTCGGCCCCGGCCTGGTCGAGCTGTACCGCGGCCTGCACGAGCAGAACAGCCGTGAGTACTGGCTCGCGAACAAGCAGGTCTACGAGGACGACGTGCGCACCCCGCTCGAGCTGCTGGCCGGCGAGCTCACCCCGGAGTTCGGCGAGCCCAAGGTGTTCCGCCCGAACCGGGACCTGCGGTTCAGCAAGGACAAGCGGCCCTACAAGGAGCAGGCCAGCCTGGTGGTCGGCGACGGCTCGTCCGCGCTCTACGCGCAGGTCTCCGCCGACGGGCTCCGGGTGGCCGGCGGGTGGTGGCAGCCCAGCCGCGAGCAGCTGGCCGCGTTCCGTCAGGCGGTGGACGACGGGGAGCGTGGTGACGGCCTCGACCAGCTGCTGGCTGAGCTGGACGCCGTCGGCCTGGAGCTCGGCACGGGGTCGTCGCTGAAGACGGCGCCGCGGGGCTGGGCCAAGGACCACCCGCGCATCGAGCTCCTCCGCCTGACCACGCTGACCGTGGGCGCGGTGCACCCGCCCCGGGCGTGGCTCCAGACCCGGGAGTGCCTCACCCGGATCGTCGACCACTGGCACGGGGTGCAGCGCTGGAACGCCTACCTGTCCGCGCTGCCCGTGGAGCCCGCGGCCTGA